From a single Glycine soja cultivar W05 chromosome 19, ASM419377v2, whole genome shotgun sequence genomic region:
- the LOC114399154 gene encoding peptidyl-prolyl cis-trans isomerase CYP18-2-like has product MWASAAEGGAPEVTLETSMGSFTFELYYKHAPRTCRNFIELSRRGYYDNVKFHRIIKDFIVQGGDPTGTGRGGESIYGAKFEDEIKRELKHTGAGILSMANAGPNTNGSQFFITLAPCPSLDGKHTIFGRVCRGMEIMKRLGSIQTDNNDRPIHNVKILRTSVKD; this is encoded by the exons ATGTGGGCAAGCGCCGCAGAAGGTGGTGCTCCGGAGGTGACTCTGGAAACTTCCATGGGTTCTTTCACCTTTGAG CTGTACTACAAGCATGCGCCGAGGACTTGTAGGAACTTCATTGAACTGTCTCGCCGAGGTTACTACGACAACGTTAAATTCCATAGGATCATTAAG GACTTCATAGTACAAGGTGGGGATCCCACTGGAACAGGAAGAGGAGGAGAATCCATATATGG TGCAAAGTTTGAAGATGAGATTAAACGAGAGTTGAAGCACACTGGAGCTGGAATCTTATCCATGGCAAATGCTGGCCCAAACACCAATGGTAGTCAGTTCTTTATTACTCTGGCTCCATGCCCCTCTCTCGATG GAAAACACACGATATTTGGAAGAGTGTGTAGGGGGATGGAAATTATGAAAAGACTTGGCAGCATCCAAACAGATAACAACGATAG GCCCATCCATAACGTGAAGATACTACGTACTTCAGTCAAGGATTGA
- the LOC114400605 gene encoding mRNA-decapping enzyme-like protein, with translation MSQTKKLTPNLDQQSTKVLNLTVLQRIDPFIEEILFTAAHVSFYDFNIESNQWSRKDVEGSLFVVKRNSQPRFQFIVMNRRNTDNLVENLLDFEYELKKPYLLYRNAAQEVNGIWFYNPDECEEVANLFNRILNAYPKTAPTTVLPVNISESEELQPVSIIPESPLESSSATASAIDAVEDPANTNFLSTLKVTGNYASNMENFRQHSATVTSAPSGLFSTAPAVQIPSASHSTSSISGFPLDSLETAKSGNQIINLVKPSTFFASTSSSSLLVPPISSSVQPSAAVQHSLNLPRQYGTPVLQPFPPPNPPLSLTPISSSTPNRPVFSRDNVRDALLSLVQEDQFIDMMFQALLKVSHS, from the exons atgtCTCAGACGAAGAAATTGACGCCGAATCTGGATCAGCAGAGCACGAAGGTGCTGAATCTCACGGTGCTCCAGCGAATCGATCCGTTCATCGAAGAGATTCTCTTCACCGCCGCGCATGTCTCCTTCTACGACTTCAACATCGAAAGCAACCAGtgg AGTCGCAAGGATGTTGAAGGATCTCTCTTCGTTGTCAAGAG GAATTCACAACCACGGTTTCAGTTCATCGTCATGAATCGACGGAATACAG ATAACCTAGTGGAGAATCTATTGGATTTTGAGTATGAACTTAAAAAGCCGTACCTGTTGTATCGGAATGCTGCTCAAGAAGTTAACGGAATATGGTTTTACAATCCAGATGAATGTGAAGAAGTTGCAAATCTCTTTAACAG GATACTTAATGCATACCCAAAGACTGCTCCAACTACAGTACTGCCTGTTAACATAAG tgAGTCTGAGGAACTTCAGCCAGTGTCAATTATCCCGGAAAGCCCTCTAGAGTCGTCTTCAGCTACTGCTTCTGCAATTGATGCTGTTGAAGATCCTGCAAATACAAACTTCTTAAGC ACATTGAAGGTTACTGGAAATTATGCTTCCAATATGGAAAATTTTAGACAGCATTCTGCAACTGTCACTTCTGCTCCTAGTGGTTTATTCTCTACTGCACCTGCTGTGCAAATTCCATCTGCCTCTCATTCAACTTCATCGATATCAGGCTTCCCTCTTGACTCTCTTGAAACAGCCAAGAGTGGCAATCAAATCATTAATCTTGTTAAGCCTTCCACGTTTTTTGCATCGACGTCTTCATCTTCACTGTTAGTTCCACCTATTTCTTCATCTGTGCAACCTAGTGCAGCTGTTCAACATTCCCTGAATCTGCCACGCCAATATGGCACTCCAGTACTTCAACCCTTCCCTCCCCCTAACCCTCCTCTTTCTCTTACCCCTATTTCAAGCTCCACTCCAAATAGACCTGTATTCAGCAGGGATAATGTCCGTGATGCACTTTTATCATTGGTTCAG GAGGATCAATTCATTGACATGATGTTCCAGGCATTACTGAAGGTGAGTCATTCATGA
- the LOC114398868 gene encoding probable F-box protein At2g36090 encodes MACIDNTATTSTDEAGGATTITAVHPDIIQTHILTCLDGPSLASVASTCSQLHALSAREPLWENICHSTWPSTSSPRVRHVMSTFPRASLSFFSDSFPSFAAAREGSSSRAPELISAVDIFHRRRAVLSRVVETETESDWFRCSPFRIDVLDQKEAVATAMEYPRSEEACEILGEDLRLSWIVVDPNGKRAVNVSSGRVVSVERHWLSGEVKARFATVVGGGERGTAVEVALCSVTVTFGGEMQVREACLQMEDMDGMFLNGRDSLGILQRALEVKEEEVQFPSSSTFFKPCMLPSLVMAEHHNQNA; translated from the exons ATGGCTTGCATCGATAACACGGCCACCACCTCTACTGACGAAGCAGGCGGAGCCACCACCATCACCGCCGTGCATCCCGACATAATTCAAACCCACATCCTCACGTGCCTGGACGGCCCGTCGCTCGCCTCCGTCGCCAGCACGTGCTCCCAACTCCACGCTCTCTCAGCGCGCGAGCCTCTCTGGGAGAACATTTGCCACTCCACGTGGCCCTCCACGAGCTCGCCACGCGTCCGCCACGTCATGTCCACGTTCCCACGCGCGTCTCTGTCCTTTTTCTCCGACTCGTTCCCTTCGTTCGCCGCGGCGCGCGAAGGTTCTTCTTCGCGCGCACCGGAGCTGATTTCCGCTGTGGACATCTTCCACCGGCGGCGGGCGGTGCTGTCGAGAGTGGTGGAGACGGAGACGGAGTCCGACTGGTTCCGGTGCTCGCCGTTTCGAATCGATGTTCTTGATCAGAAGGAGGCAGTGGCGACGGCGATGGAGTATCCACGGAGCGAGGAAGCGTGTGAGATTCTGGGCGAGGATTTGAGGTTGAGTTGGATAGTGGTGGATCCGAATGGAAAGCGTGCGGTGAATGTGTCGAGTGGGAGAGTGGTGTCGGTGGAGCGGCACTGGCTGAGCGGGGAGGTGAAGGCGCGGTTCGCGACGGTGGTGGGCGGAGGGGAGAGGGGGACGGCGGTGGAGGTGGCGCTGTGCAGCGTGACTGTGACTTTCGGGGGTGAGATGCAGGTGAGGGAAGCGTGTCTGCAGATGGAGGACATGGATGGAATGTTCCTGAATGGTAGGGACAGTTTGGGGATTTTGCAGCGGGCATTGGAGG TGAAGGAGGAGGAGGTCCAGTTTCCATCCAGTTCAACTTTTTTCAAGCCATGCATGCTTCCTTCCCTGGTTATGGCTGAGCACCATAATCAGAATGCTTGA